The following proteins are encoded in a genomic region of Ooceraea biroi isolate clonal line C1 chromosome 14, Obir_v5.4, whole genome shotgun sequence:
- the LOC113563406 gene encoding uncharacterized protein LOC113563406 produces the protein MTRCRITLSATVHNEYRSIHENTERSLYIPKRRRACKNHRHRPPFCVFCKQNFADHRAHRAFSSLSESVEANTKRRRRRDEARPGSFTDGGSLMTCTNEVPIKRKTAGHRASQTAATYRGHDEESARWVQAEMQPRLRSTRLHFTTIAPHNQSLLIRSRCRSCVAMTVRMLRIRFDRVQMRVELSDREAYASLKHR, from the exons ATGACGCGCTGTCGTATCACGCTCTCGGCAACTGTACACAATGAATACCGATCGATTCACGAGAATACGGAGCGCTCCCTTTATATTCCAAAGCGCCGCCGAGCGTGCAAGAACCACCGACACAGGCCGCCATTCTGCGTGTTCTGCAAACAGAATTTTGCCGATCACCGGGCACACCGGGCGTTTTCGTCGCTTTCCGAAAGCGTTGAAGCAAATACAAAACGACGCCGACGGCGCGACGAGGCTCGTCCCGGCTCGTTCACGGACGGTGGGTCTTTAATGACTTGTACAAATGAAGTTCCGATAAAAAGGAAGACGGCCGGCCATCGCGCCTCGCAAACGGCAGCCACTTATCGCGGACATGATGAAGAGAGTGCACGGTGGGTGCAGGCCGAAATGCAACCTCGACTCCGGTCTACGAGACTCCATTTCACG ACCATCGCTCCGCATAACCAGTCTTTATTGATACGGAGCAGATGCAGGAGCTGCGTTGCGATGACGGTTCGGATGCTGCGGATACGGTTCGATCGTGTGCAGATGCGCGTAGAACTTTCTGATCGAGAAGCGTACGCCTCGTTAAAACACCGTTGA